Part of the Imperialibacter roseus genome, AATATGTCCCGATTTGAAATTTCATTTCCTGCAAGAAGGTTGATATGTTCTCACTTTGATTGGGCTGGTAGAATAAGACAAAATCCATGTACGTCCTGTGCCGGAAGCCTGTTACATAAATGGACGGAGGAGAATCAGGCTGTTGGTTTTTGACCACGCCGACCACCATATGGTAGCCGCCCCGGGAGTCAATGGTTTGCTGCACTGCCATCTCCGGGTCGCCGAAACCTAATGCTTTGGCGGCCGATTCATTCACAATCAAAGAGTTGAAATCGTCACCCATATTTCTGAAGTTGCGCCCAGCCCGAAAAACTGCTGAAGAGTCTTTCCAATACTGTTGATCGATCACATATAAATTATAGGTGGTGTCTTTTAGCCCGGGAAAGAGCTTTACATAGATGCCATCTTCCTGTTTTTCTACGGGTGCCAGGCCCGAAATAGCCTGCATTGTTTTGATTTTTCCCTGATAGAGGTTCGAAATGCCAATGCCCCTGATGCCCTCACCCTTGTTGTGAAGTATAAAACGATCGACCTGATTGGTGAACTCTTCATTGGCACCCGGCAGACCGGGAAATACGCCGCTCATTTTGATCTCACGGGAGGTGCCGCCGCTTCTCTCCATATAGTCCAGTTGCAGATAAACGATGTAAACAGCCGACAGAAAGATGATGGAAGACGTCAATTGGAAGATCAGCAGGGAGCGGATAATGCTGCTTCCTTTGCCAAGGTTGCCTGAATTGAGCACGCTTGTTTTGCCTCGTAGAGAATCGATTGGGTTGAGTGATGAGAGGTGAAAAGCAGGGTAGGCGCTTGATAACAGGGTGCTCACCAGAATAAGCACAATTAGAAAGAGAATAAAGACTGCCATATTGGAATACCCTACTGGGGGGTAGCTGATTTTGGTGTACATCACGATCAGCTTGGTGCCAAACAGAAAGAAAAAGATACTGAGCACGCCTGCAAGGGTGTTGGTGAGCAATGCCTCACCCACAAAGGTGAGCGTAAGCTGGGTGGGAGTTATCCCAAGAAGCTTTCTTACGCCGATCTCTTTGGCTCTTTCTATGCTATTAATGATGGCGTTGTTAACGTAGTTGGTGCAGGCAAGCACAACAATGATGACAGCAATCACAGAAAGAAAGATGAGCAAGGTAGGACTGATGCCGTTTTCGGGCTCATTGGAGATGTCCGTCGTCAGGTGAATGTCTTCAATAGGGCGGAGCGAAATTCCTTTTTCGTAAGTGTCCATTTGTGCAGAAGACACCGGGGAAGTGGCCGCCTTTTCAACAGCCGAAATATCAAAATCTGGTGACACGAGGACGTAGGTATAAATGACCTCCGAGTGCTGCATGCCAGGGTTGTTCATGCCGGTGGCTGGAGAGCTTAAAGAGGCCAGCAGGTCAAATTTGAGGTGGGTCTTCACAGGCCTATCGTCGAATACCCCGCCGATAAC contains:
- a CDS encoding ABC transporter permease — translated: MIKNFLLISVRNILRNKGAAYLNILGLTLGMAACIFLFNYIQSHLFYDQLPGRNNVFRVETTTSTRGEITVRDAFTAPVVGPHLAELYEGVNDYVRLLPFSEYGSAFFKYQKHDSLALSVFVEKAYYADQSILNVLSLKLLQGNQDSVLTAPNTLLLSATLAKSIFPKQIEENTSIIGQEFVSAAAGFFEQTYVIGGVFDDRPVKTHLKFDLLASLSSPATGMNNPGMQHSEVIYTYVLVSPDFDISAVEKAATSPVSSAQMDTYEKGISLRPIEDIHLTTDISNEPENGISPTLLIFLSVIAVIIVVLACTNYVNNAIINSIERAKEIGVRKLLGITPTQLTLTFVGEALLTNTLAGVLSIFFFLFGTKLIVMYTKISYPPVGYSNMAVFILFLIVLILVSTLLSSAYPAFHLSSLNPIDSLRGKTSVLNSGNLGKGSSIIRSLLIFQLTSSIIFLSAVYIVYLQLDYMERSGGTSREIKMSGVFPGLPGANEEFTNQVDRFILHNKGEGIRGIGISNLYQGKIKTMQAISGLAPVEKQEDGIYVKLFPGLKDTTYNLYVIDQQYWKDSSAVFRAGRNFRNMGDDFNSLIVNESAAKALGFGDPEMAVQQTIDSRGGYHMVVGVVKNQQPDSPPSIYVTGFRHRTYMDFVLFYQPNQSENISTFLQEMKFQIGTYFPNFFFLSRGFENRLALEEGMLKMFFFFAIIAIVIANMGMFGLASYVTQKRTKEIGIRKILGAPTHNIMLLLLYDFLKLILIAYLISNPIVWFSAKEWLDDYPFRIGLDPTLILFPVLFILFISTLVIAEKCWQTAIKSPLDSLDAN